In a single window of the Streptomyces cinnabarinus genome:
- a CDS encoding SRPBCC family protein has translation MTHERGLRLQMQRVLTAPCSVVFRALTQPEELAKWWGPEGFTTPSMESDLRPGGGYRIAMQPPEGDLFYLVGEFLEVDPPERLSYTFRWEDPDPEDRETVVTLSLRDIDGTSAELVFTQGDFATGRRQALHEEGWTQALNKLEELMSSAASP, from the coding sequence ATGACGCACGAGCGCGGACTGAGGCTACAAATGCAGCGTGTTCTCACCGCGCCCTGCTCGGTCGTATTCCGAGCCTTGACCCAACCAGAGGAACTGGCCAAGTGGTGGGGCCCTGAAGGGTTCACCACCCCGAGCATGGAAAGCGACCTTCGGCCAGGAGGCGGTTATCGGATTGCGATGCAGCCTCCGGAAGGCGATCTGTTCTACCTAGTGGGGGAATTCCTTGAGGTCGACCCTCCGGAACGCCTGTCCTACACTTTCCGATGGGAGGATCCCGATCCCGAGGATCGAGAGACCGTAGTGACGCTGTCGCTTCGCGATATCGACGGTACGTCGGCGGAGCTGGTCTTCACCCAGGGCGACTTCGCAACTGGGCGACGACAAGCTCTCCACGAGGAAGGCTGGACTCAGGCTCTCAACAAGCTGGAAGAGCTGATGTCGTCGGCTGCGTCGCCTTGA